From the Deltaproteobacteria bacterium genome, the window GAAGTGGCAGAACGACTGACGGCGACACCAGGAACCAAGGCGTATGGCGTGCCGTCGGTGTTAACGCAAATGTATGGAACGGTGACGACGATCTGCACAGTTGGGCCAGGAAGTTTCTTCCCACCGCCGAAAGTTGAATCTCAGGTGATCCGTATTGTCTTTCAGGTACAGCCGCGAGTGCCGCTTGCAGATGAGGCGGTATTTCGCCGTATTGTCAAAGCCGCGTTTGCGCAACGACGCAAAACCCTACGCAATACACTTAAGTCGGCAGGTTACGAAAATCTCGACGAGGTCAGTGCACAAACCGGGATCGATTTTCAACGACGTGGGGAGACGTTGAGTTTGGCGGAGTTTGCGAGACTTGCGAATGCGTATGCTACCAGGTTGCTGGGATAGAGAGCATACGATGTCATTGCGAGGAGCGAAAAGCGACGAAGCAATCTCACGGTAAGCACTTTAGGAAGAGATTGCTTCGCTACGCTCGCAATGACAGGCTCCTTTGGCTTTCCAGGTTCTGTCCTCAGTGCAATCCCGTTGACAGTAAAAACCTGGGCCGATATGCTCGCCGTGCAATTTTTCTTATGATTCCCAACGACTTACACTCTATGCGAAACGAGGCATGATGCATGGCCGAAAAGGTATTGCTGCGTCATTTTGATATTCCCAACTTTCATCAACTCGATGTCTATGTTGCCAATGGGGGCTACGAAGTCGCTCGCAAAACGTTGACAACCATGAAACCTGAAGAGGTCACTGAACAAGTGAAAGCCTCTAATCTGCGTGGTCGTGGTGGTGCAGGTTTTGGGACTGGCATGAAGTGGGGTTTCTTGCCCAAAGATTCGCAGAAACCGGTTTACCTGTGCTGTAACGCCGACGAAAGCGAACCTGGTACCTTCAAAGATCGTGCGATCATTGAGTGGAATACGCACATCTTGTTAGAAGGCATTCTGATTTCTTCTTACGCTATCAAATCCCACGTCTGTTACATCTACATTCGTGGTGAGTTTGTCTTTGGTGCGCAACGCTTGGAAGAGCAAATTGCTGAAGCGTATGCCAAGGGATACCTCGGCAAGAATATCTTTGGTACTGGCTATGATCTTGATGTCTATGTGCATCGTGGTGCTGGTGCCTATATCTGTGGTGAAGAGACTGGCCTGATCGAATCACTTGAAGGCAAACGCGCATATCCGCGGATCAAGCCGCCATTTCCAGCGGCCTATGGGTTGTTCGGGTGTCCGACGATTGTCAACAATGTCGAAACCCTGGCGTGCGTACCGATGATCATGGACAAAGGCGCAGCCTGGTTCAAAGCAATTGGGCCAGAAAGTGGACCTGGACCGAAATTGTTCTGTGTCAGTGGTCACGTGGAAAAACCTGGGCTGTATGAACTGCCGATGGGAATTTCGTTGCGTACGCTATTGTACGATCACTGTGGTGGTATCCGTGGCGGCAAGAAATTGAAGGCGGTGATGCCTGGTGGTTCGTCCTTTCCGTTGCTGACTCCAGACCAAATCGATGCGCCGATGGACTTTGATTCGATGCGGAAGATCAACGCATTTCTCGGTTCAGCAGGGGTCATCGTTATGGACGAGGACACTTGCATGGTGAAAGCGCTTGAGGTGATTGCTCGCTTTTACCATCTCGAATCCTGTGGACAATGCTCACCATGTCGCGAAGGGACGGGGTGGTTGCATAAACTTCTCATCCGTCTCGAAGAAGGGCATGGGAAAATGGAAGACATTGATCGCCTGGATACAATTGCTGCCAATATGATGGGTAATACCGTTTGCGTGTTAGCTGATGCTGCCGCGATGCCAACACAAAGTTTCTTATCCAAGTTTAGAGATGAGTTTGTGGCACATGTCACCCTTGGTCGGTGTCCGTTTAAGAAAGAGGGCGAAGGTGCTCATCGTCATCAGCATGCAGCGTGATACAAGCAGTCAGCTTTCAGCTTTCAGCCTGATTCATGCAATCGCTTAATGACTTTGTTCTCGCTGACTGCTGGAAGGCTGATAGCCGAGAGCTAAGAGGAACACATGCCAACAATTGAAATCGACGGAAAAAAGGTCACGGTCCCTGACGGATATAATGTGATCCAAGCAGCGGAGCAGCTCGATATCGAGGTGCCGCACTACTGTTATCATCCAGGATTAAGCATCTCCGGGAACTGCCGCATGTGTTTGGTCGAAATCGAGAAGATGCCGAAGTTGCAGATTGCCTGCAACACCAAAGTCACTGAAGGTATGGTCGTGAAAACGACGAGCCCAAAGGTGAAAGCTGCGCAAACAGCGGTGCTGGAATTTATCCTGGTTAACCATCCCATCGACTGTCCGATTTGTGACCAAGCTGGTGAGTGTAAGCTGCAAGACTATTACATGGATTATGGCAAGCATCAGAGCCAGATTCCTTTAGAGGCGAAGGTCGAGAAGAAGAAAGTGGTCGATATTGGTCCACAGGTGGTGCTCGACCAAGAGCGTTGCATCCTTTGTGCTCGTTGCACCCGTTTCCTTGATGAAGTGACGAAAACCAGCGAACTCGGCCTCTTTGCGCGCGGTGACCATACCTACATTGACCTCTTCCCCGGCAAAAAACTTGACAATCCGTATTCGGCGAATGTGGTCGATGTGTGTCCGGTTGGTGCGCTCACGCACAAAGATTTTCGCTTCAAAGCGCGCGTGTGGTACCTCGAAAAAGTGGAGTCGATTTGCACAAAGTGTGCGAACGGTTGCAATATCGATATCTACCATCGGCGCGGGCAGATGTTTCGTTTTCGTCCACGCTCCAATCCGGATGTGAACCAGTACTGGATGTGTGATGAAGGTCGGCTTTGGTACAAAGAGTTTCAGAAAGAAAGCCGTATTCTCAATCCGGTGGCACGAGAGAATGGCGCCTTTACGCCGATTTCTTGGGATCACGCGGTCAGTCGCGTGCTTGACCGGGTGTCCCAGGTGAAAGAGCAACACGGCGCGAAGGCTATCGCGGGAATTGTTGGTGCCAAAGCGACCAATGAAGAAGCCTATTTATTTACCCGGCTTCTCCAAGAGCAGGTTGGTACGACCGCCATTGCCGGGCTTTCGTGGTCGCCAGCGAATGCCGCGCATGATGATTTCCTGATCAAGGCTGACAAAAATCCCAACACGCGAGGATTAAAGGCCCTTGGCTTGCTGAATGGTGGACCGACAGCAGAGGACGTGTTGAATGCAGCAGAAAAAGGTGAGGTGAAGGTGCTGCTCGTGTTTGCGGCTGATCTGAGCGCTGCCTTTCCGCAAGACAAACTCGACAAAGCTTTGGGCAATGCCGAAGTCATCGTTTGTGATACCGACTATAGCGGTACCGCTGAATATGCAGATGTGCTGCTTCCAATTGGTACGGCGCCGGAAACTGACGGAACCTATACGAATCATGCTGGTCGGGTACAACGTGCACGCCAGGCATTTCCTCCTCCAGGAGAAGCCAAAACAGGGTGGGAAGTCCTCGCGACGCTGCGAGGTAAGTTAGGTGGAACTGAGCCAGTGTCGATTACTGAGGTCTTTGGGGAAATATCGCAGAAAGTGAGTTCCTTCGCTGGCCTCACCTATGGCAAGCTCGGGTCGCAGGGGATGTCGTTGGCGAGCTAGCGTCTGCAAGCAACTTTCGTCCCCTCTCCATCCTCGGGAAAGGGTGACGATAGGTACAATGATTGCTCCGTGCCCCTTTCTCTCTGTCTCTCTCCCACGAGGGGAAAGAGAACCTACAGGCACGCAAGCAAGATGAGTACAGGACGCTATTGAGGTTATTCCTTATCGGGGACACGAAACTTCGTGTCCCCGATTTTTTTGTCTTGATCCTGTGTTCTCGCTGGTCTAGGATTCCTGCATGGCTGCTGTGTCAACACCGCATCGTTTTACGCGTGACGAGTATTATCGAATAGGCGAAACCAGCCTATTTGCAGATAAACGTATGGAATTACTCGATGGCGAGATCATCGATATAGCACCTCATAATCCCCCACATGCAAGTCGCATCGCGCGTTTGAGTTTCCTGCTGTTTCGCTTGCTAGGGACAGCTTTTACCATCCGTGCCCAACTCCCTATTATCTTAAACGATTGGAGTGAACCAGAACCGGATGTTGCAATCTGCCGATTTGATGCAGACGACTATCCCCAGGTGCATCCACAGGCAAGCGACGTGTTCCTTGTAATTGAGGTGGCAGAGTCAACACTTGCATTTGATCGTAGCCGCAAAGGGGCTGTGTATGCGGGGAGTGCCATTCCCGAATATTGGATTGTCAATCTCGTCGACCGTCGGATCGAGGTGTTCAGTGGCCCTGATCTTGCGAATCGACGTTACCGCCAAGAACGGGTTGCCGTTCCTGGCGATACGCTGCTACTCCCGGGCGGAGTGAGCCTCGCAGTTGCAGATGTGTGGTAGAACTCTTGCCCCATTCTCAATGAGGACACGAAATATTTCTGCTCTTCGCACGAAACCCGTGTGGATGTGTCATTCTGAGCCCGTCGACTATGCTCAGGCTAAACTTCGCGAAGAATCTCTCCAAGAGACTCTTCGCTTCACTTGGAGTGGCAACTTGCGGGTGCCGGGCTCTCTGGCCGGAGTTATACCCGCCCAATCACCTTGTCTGCTGTCTCTGTGATAAAATCCTGTACAATTTGTTCGGTCTTCGCGCGTGGAAAGGGAATGACCCGGTCAACTCCCAGGTCGGCATACCGTTTCGCGGTGTCGAGATCCAGCGTGGGACCAGGAGTGATGCTGATTTCCAGTGCCCCGAGTGCTGAGGGCCTACTCACTTCCTGCGCAGCTTTCTTGAGGCCAGCCAGGCACTCCGCCGTTTTGCCTGGATCAAGCGCGAAGCCATACCAGCCGTTGGCATATTGCACTGTACGCCGATATGCTTCTGGAGTATGGCCGCCAATCACCACCGAGGGGTATGGCTTTTGTACTGGTTGCGGTTTGGCCTGAATCTTCCCGAACGAAACAAATTTCCCTTGATACGCTGGTTGCGCCTGTGCCCACACCGCTTGCATCGCTTCCAGATATTCCATCGAGCGTGCGCCTTTATCGGCAAAGGGAATACCTAACGCGTCGAATTC encodes:
- a CDS encoding 2Fe-2S iron-sulfur cluster binding domain-containing protein, producing the protein MPTIEIDGKKVTVPDGYNVIQAAEQLDIEVPHYCYHPGLSISGNCRMCLVEIEKMPKLQIACNTKVTEGMVVKTTSPKVKAAQTAVLEFILVNHPIDCPICDQAGECKLQDYYMDYGKHQSQIPLEAKVEKKKVVDIGPQVVLDQERCILCARCTRFLDEVTKTSELGLFARGDHTYIDLFPGKKLDNPYSANVVDVCPVGALTHKDFRFKARVWYLEKVESICTKCANGCNIDIYHRRGQMFRFRPRSNPDVNQYWMCDEGRLWYKEFQKESRILNPVARENGAFTPISWDHAVSRVLDRVSQVKEQHGAKAIAGIVGAKATNEEAYLFTRLLQEQVGTTAIAGLSWSPANAAHDDFLIKADKNPNTRGLKALGLLNGGPTAEDVLNAAEKGEVKVLLVFAADLSAAFPQDKLDKALGNAEVIVCDTDYSGTAEYADVLLPIGTAPETDGTYTNHAGRVQRARQAFPPPGEAKTGWEVLATLRGKLGGTEPVSITEVFGEISQKVSSFAGLTYGKLGSQGMSLAS
- a CDS encoding Uma2 family endonuclease, which encodes MAAVSTPHRFTRDEYYRIGETSLFADKRMELLDGEIIDIAPHNPPHASRIARLSFLLFRLLGTAFTIRAQLPIILNDWSEPEPDVAICRFDADDYPQVHPQASDVFLVIEVAESTLAFDRSRKGAVYAGSAIPEYWIVNLVDRRIEVFSGPDLANRRYRQERVAVPGDTLLLPGGVSLAVADVW
- the nuoF gene encoding NADH-quinone oxidoreductase subunit NuoF encodes the protein MAEKVLLRHFDIPNFHQLDVYVANGGYEVARKTLTTMKPEEVTEQVKASNLRGRGGAGFGTGMKWGFLPKDSQKPVYLCCNADESEPGTFKDRAIIEWNTHILLEGILISSYAIKSHVCYIYIRGEFVFGAQRLEEQIAEAYAKGYLGKNIFGTGYDLDVYVHRGAGAYICGEETGLIESLEGKRAYPRIKPPFPAAYGLFGCPTIVNNVETLACVPMIMDKGAAWFKAIGPESGPGPKLFCVSGHVEKPGLYELPMGISLRTLLYDHCGGIRGGKKLKAVMPGGSSFPLLTPDQIDAPMDFDSMRKINAFLGSAGVIVMDEDTCMVKALEVIARFYHLESCGQCSPCREGTGWLHKLLIRLEEGHGKMEDIDRLDTIAANMMGNTVCVLADAAAMPTQSFLSKFRDEFVAHVTLGRCPFKKEGEGAHRHQHAA
- a CDS encoding TIGR03619 family F420-dependent LLM class oxidoreductase produces the protein MKVGLFGINMNVCSDPDVAARVARAAENAGFESVWTGEHVVLPDPQAPPSPLPPDYPLLDPAVALAFVAAHTTKVKLGTGIIILPQRNPLVLAKELASVDVVSKGRLIFGLGIGYLKPEFDALGIPFADKGARSMEYLEAMQAVWAQAQPAYQGKFVSFGKIQAKPQPVQKPYPSVVIGGHTPEAYRRTVQYANGWYGFALDPGKTAECLAGLKKAAQEVSRPSALGALEISITPGPTLDLDTAKRYADLGVDRVIPFPRAKTEQIVQDFITETADKVIGRV